In a single window of the Miscanthus floridulus cultivar M001 unplaced genomic scaffold, ASM1932011v1 fs_613_1_2, whole genome shotgun sequence genome:
- the LOC136532417 gene encoding chitinase 2-like, which produces MASLNLVIAAAALVVVAASTAAAAASWAPPSSGRPLFREYIGAMGNNVMFADVPVHPGVDFDFILSFAIDYAAGDAANASAAPPVPTDGRFAVFWDDAHLTPAAVSALKCSSSPNTRVALSLGGDTVFGYNATFRASSVDAWVDNAVASLTAILTRYGLDGVDIDYEHFGERETPEVFAECVGRLVRALKSAGVISVASIAPFANPDVQAHYGELWRRYGRDFDYVNFQFYAYPSNTTVPEFLGYYYEQIGRYSGGGGGGKVLVSFGTDPASNGLRPGKGFFRACRELRRQGRLHGIFVWAADNSVADGFRYERLAQRFLAGAAPGFP; this is translated from the coding sequence ATGGCTTCTCTCAACCTGGTGATCGCTGCTGCGGCGCTCGTTGTCGTCGCGGCCTCcacggcagcagcggcggcgagcTGGGCACCACCGTCGTCGGGGCGTCCGCTGTTCCGGGAGTACATCGGCGCGATGGGCAACAACGTGATGTTCGCGGACGTGCCGGTGCACCCGGGCGTGGACTTCGACTTCATCCTCTCCTTCGCCATCGACTACGCCGCCGGTGACGCCGCCAACGCCTCCGCGGCGCCCCCCGTGCCCACCGACGGCCGCTTCGCCGTCTTCTGGGACGACGCGCACCTCACCCCGGCCGCCGTGTCCGCCCTCAAGTGCTCCTCCTCCCCCAACACCCGCGTCGCGCTCAGCCTCGGCGGCGACACCGTGTTCGGCTACAACGCGACGTTCCGCGCGTCCTCGGTCGACGCCTGGGTGGACAACGCCGTCGCCTCCCTCACGGCCATCCTCACCCGCTACGGCCTCGACGGCGTCGACATCGACTACGAGCACTTCGGGGAGCGCGAGACGCCGGAGGTCTTCGCGGAGTGCGTCGGCCGCCTCGTGCGCGCGCTCAAGTCCGCCGGCGTCATCTCCGTCGCGTCCATCGCGCCCTTCGCCAACCCGGACGTGCAGGCGCACTACGGCGAGCTGTGGCGCCGCTACGGCCGCGActtcgactacgtcaacttccagTTCTACGCGTACCCGTCCAACACCACGGTGCCGGAGTTCCTGGGCTACTACTACGAGCAGATCGGCCGgtactccggcggcggcggcgggggaaaAGTGCTCGTCAGCTTCGGGACCGACCCGGCCAGCAACGGGCTGCGGCCCGGGAAGGGGTTCTTCAGGGCGTGCCGGGAGCTGCGCCGCCAGGGGAGGCTGCACGGCATCTTTGTCTGGGCAGCGGACAACTCCGTCGCCGACGGGTTCCGCTACGAGCGCCTAGCGCAGAGGTTCCTCGCCGGCGCCGCACCGGGTTTCCCGTGA